Genomic window (Streptomyces cadmiisoli):
TACGGCAAGAATGCGGGGCCTAAGCGTAATACGGCCATGGTGGCGAAGGGCGCAGATGAATGCATGGCCTTTATGCGCCTAGGTAGTCGGGGGACAATGGATTGCCTAGTCAAGGCGATTAAGGCGGGAATTATAACGACCGTACTCCATGAGGAGGACTCTAACAACGAGACTTACGCAACGGAGGCTAACTAATGGTATTCATCGTTGCTGCTATAACCGTAGGTTGCCTTATCGGGGTAGCTTTCGCCATCAACGCTAAGGAGTAGCTGTGGAAATGTGGATTAGTCACGACGGTACGCGGCGGGAGTGCTGGAAGGGTCACCGGACCCTTAAGGCCGTTCGTATGGCTATCGCCTACGAAACCCGCTGGAATACTAATTCCCTCCGCATATTTGTGCGCAACAGTGGCCCGATGGGGGAGTTTTACGACGAGGTGCCCCGGGAAGATTGGGATGTCTTCAATGAATAAAACTCAGGTGCGCGTGTTGGCGCTCTTGCGCTCAAAAGAATGGGTGTCAACGTCCGAACTGTGTTCCCCCCAAGGGGGCGCGAATAACGGCACCCGCCGCGTGCGGGAACTAAGAGAACTCGGCTACCCCATTATCAAACGCCACAAGGCTAATTCAACCGATTGGGAATACAGCCTCATACGGCCTAACCAGGAAGAGGTGATTTTCTGATGCATGCATCAATAGCCGTTAAGCGTTTTTTGCCGAAGCGTCAGGATGTACTCATGCGCTACACGGGAGTACTCGGCCAAAAAATGGCGGAGCTACAGGCTAACCCTGATGCTGGTTTTGATGGGGCAGCGCTTATGCGCCAGAACATTGCCGAAATGGTCAACCCCGCAGAAATTAGGCAGAGTTACATAGCAGGGTGCGAGGAATATAAGGAATTCCTCCAAGGTGTGATAAGAAAATTCAGTGGCCGCAATGAATACCTTACGGATTCGGCAATGGGGTTGATTGAAGCCACGGACGCAAACATTGAATACGCGAAACGCCCGGATTTTGAGGTTGAGATTATGAGACTCGCCTATAAGGAACTTTCGTAATGAGAACGGGTAGGGCCCGAAGGGGCGGAATGCTTATGTCCCCCAGGACCAGAGGCACCCTTACAGCCTTCCATCCATGCTGCCCAGGGCACGACCACGAGTCGAGCGGACGGGACCGCCGGAGGTGGCGTAAGCGCATGCGGAGGGCCGAAGAACGGCGCTGGGTGAAGGAGTGGAAGGGGGCCACGGCCCCCCTGGTCCCCTGGGATGAGTACGACAGGCCCTAGGACATGAGTAGGCCCCTCCAGGGCAACACCCCCCGGAGGGGGTGAAGTTAGGGCCCCTGGAGGGGCGTACGCCCCAGCGGATAGGGCCCGGAGGCACCTAAAGGACGTGCTGACCAGGGTAGGCCCCCCCGGGGCCCATATGCAAGATCAGGAGGAAAGGAATCGCACCAATCGGGCAAGAGGGGCAGACAGTCATGATCTGGACGCACGCCCACGAAAATAGCGAAGGGCGTTATAGGCGCCTTATGGAAATTTTGTTTACCCCTCCGCAAGCGGCTAGTCCGCGTGATACGTTGCGTGCCACAACAGAAGAAACCCCGGAAGGCTAGGCCCACCGGGGTTCCCCCACCCGCAGCAACGCGCCAACGTTCCGCGGGGTGGCCAGTCTGGAGGGACTGACATGCCGAAGAGTACAGGTGTGCTTGACCGTGCCGCAAACGTGCCTGACACCTTTCAGGGCCCGGTAAGGACTATCCGTGCGGCCCTCATGGCTCGTGTGTCGACCGCTGAACAAGCGGACGGTTACGGCATCAAAATTCAGGTAACCGCTGGGGAAGACTACATTTCCCGTCAGCCGGGATGGATCCTCCCTCCGGAACTGGTTTTTATTGATGAGGGCGTTTCAGGGTCCATCATTGACCGCCCGGAAATGCTCCGTCTTGAGGAAATGGCCCGTGCGGGCCTAATCGATGTAATCGTTGTCCATAAGTTTGACCGCATCGGTCGTACAGGTCGCGCATTCTGGACCTGGATTTGGGCAATGGAAGACCTGGGTATTTCCTTTGTGTCTGTAACCCAGAACATTGACTCCAGCACCAAATTTGGCAAGCAGCAATTGCAGTTTTACGCCATGATGGCGGAAGCTGAATGGGACCTGATTAGGGACCGGACGGTAAACGGCCGGAACACAGCGGCCCTGGAGGGCCGGTGGCCCAGTGGCACACCCGCTTACGGGCATAAGACCGTTGGGGCGCGTAAGCGCCGTATGGCGGTTGTCTGCAAAAAGGAAGCCAAGGTAATCAAGCTTGCATGCGAACTAATCGTTGACCAGGGCATGAATGCGGAGGATGCCGCACGGGAACTTAACGCCCGGGGTTGCCGTACCCGCACGGGTGCCCCGTGGCAGGGGCCTAACCTGACTGCCAGACTCAAGAGCGAAACGATTAGCGGCACGTTCATTTACCGTAACCCTGACAAGTCGGGGAATAGGGTAAAGATGAATATCGACGGTACGCCCCTTTACGGGGACAGTGTCGAAATCAAACTCCCTAAGATTCTGGGTAAGAAGCGTCACAATGCGCTTTTGGCGGCCCTTAAGCTTCGGTCGCGGCCCAAGACGTCCGCATACGATTACCCCCTTTCCACCCGTATTAAGAGCGGGTGTGGGCATTACACGGGTCGGCATGACGCTAAGAGCGGCACCCGGTTTTATCACTGCACGACCGGTGGCACGGGATGTAATGACATGCCGATTGACGCCAACACCATTGAGCAGGCGGTTTGGGGGAAGATCACTGAAACCATTAACGACCGAAAGCAGCTAGAGCGGATTGCGCAAGACTGGGTTAGGAAGATTCCCGGGGATATCGACGATAAGCGTAAGCGCGTCGACACGCTCTCTAAGAGTGTCGGGCAGATTGAAACTAACCTCGTTACGGCAACGGTTAACCTTGCCACCATGGCCAACCTTACGGAGGAGATTAAGGCCGCAGCGCTGGACAAGCTGAATAGTGATCTGACTGCCGAAAAGGAACTCCTTAAAGAGGCTCAGCGCATTCTTAAGGAACATGAGGCGGTGGAGGCGCGCGTCAGCTCCGTCATGGCTGTAGTGGAAACGGCGCAAGCCAAAATCCGAGAAATCTCCCTTTCCGAAATGCGCGAAGTCATGGAGATTTTTAGGATTGAGGTAGAGCTACTGGGGGAGTTGAAGCCTAACCGCCCGGGTGTTCCGTGCAAGGTTTCCACGTGGCACAAGGCTGATCAGGTACCGGTCCCCGATTTCATCAGTGAGGAGGAGTGGCCGGAGGTGGAGTCTTTCCTGCGGGCCACGCTGGGCCGGAGGATGCCGTTCGTTCGCTCCGGGCCCCCGCTACGGGTGCAGATCAATGGAGCGCTGTACCGGCTCAGGCACGATTGCGCATGGTCTGAGGTACCGGAGGAGTACGGGACGTACCACACTCTCAAGAAGAGGCAGGAAGGCTTGTGGGAGGCCGGAGTCTGGCCCCAGTTGGTCAAGACGTTGAATCAGCGGCGACTTGGGGTGGCCATGCCCACGGCCCGCTACCTGCCTGGACTCGTCATCAGGGGTGAGCTAGTTGGGGACCTTCGCTTGGTAGGCACCGATGCCGCAACAGGCGAACAGTCTTCAACAAGGCCGACGCGGGCGACGAGGAGCTGACCGACCTGGTCGAGCTGGAGGTCCGCGACCTGCTCACCGAGCACGGCTACGGCGGCGACGCGGTTCCCGTCGTACGGGTCTCCGGGCTGCGGGCCCTGGAAGGGGACCCGCGCTGGACCGCCTCCGTCGAGGCGCTGCTCGACGCGGTGGACACCTATGTGCCCATGCCCGAGCGGTACTTGGACGCGCCGTTCCTGCTGCCGGTGGAGAACGTGCTCACCATCACCGGCCGCGGCACCGTCGTCACCGGCGCCGTGGAGCGCGGCACCGTCCGGCTGGGCGACCGCGTCGAGGTGCTCGGCGCCGGACTGGAGTCCGTCGTCACCGGCCTGGAGACCTTCGGCAAGCCGATGGAGGAGGCGCAGGCCGGGGACAACGTGGCGCTGCTGCTGCGCGGTGTGCCGCGGGACGCGGTGCGGCGCGGGCACACCGTGGTGGCACCCGGCAGCGTGGTGGCCGGCCGCCGCTTCTCGGCGCGGGTGTACGTGCTGTCGGCGCGTGAGGGCGGACGTACGACACCGCTGTCGACCGGCTACCGGCCGCAGTTCTACATCCGCACCGCGGACGTGGTCGGGGACATCGACCTCGGGGAGACGGCCGTCGCCCGCCCCGGCGACACCGTCACCGTGACGGTGGAGCTGGGCCGCGAGGTGCCGCTGGAGCCCGGACTGGGCTTCGCCATCCGTGAGGGCGGACGCACGGTCGGCGCGGGCACGGTGACGGCCGTGGACTGACGCGGTCGGGGCCCGCCTCCCGGGCGGAGGCGGGCCCCGCTCGCGAGGCGCCGGGGGCCGTACGCGGGGGAGCGGCCCTTCCCCACGCGGTACCCCGGTCCCGTGCCGTCACAATGGAGGCGTGAACGAGTCCATACCGGTGATCCGCGACGTCGACCACGGGACCGCCAAGCTGATGCCCGACGTCGACCGGGATCGGGCCTGGCTGCTGACCGTCGACGGGGCACCGCAGTCGTACGTCGACCTCGACGAGCCGACGCATCTGGAGTTCGAGTACGCGCGCAGGCTCGGGCACGCCCTGGACACGGTCGCCGACCCCGGCCGGCCGCTGGACCTGCTGCACCTCGGCGGCGGCGCGCTCACGCTGCCCCGGTACGCGGCCGCGACCCGGCCCGGCTCCCGGCAGGACGTCGTCGAGGCCGACCGCGCCCTGCTGAAACTGATCGTCGAGCATCTGCCGCTGCCCGGCGGGGCGGACATCGCCCTGCACACCGCCGACGCCCGGGACTGGCTGGCCGCCGCCCCGGCGGACTGTGCCGACGTGGTGGTCGGTGACGTCTTCGGCGGCTCCCGGGTGCCGGCCCATCTCACCTCCCTCGCCTACGCCCGCGAGGCCGAGCGGGTGCTGCGTCCCGGCGGCGTGTACCTGGCCAACCTCGCCGACGCCGCGCCGTTCCCCTTCCTGCGCTCCCAACTGG
Coding sequences:
- a CDS encoding recombinase family protein, translated to MARVSTAEQADGYGIKIQVTAGEDYISRQPGWILPPELVFIDEGVSGSIIDRPEMLRLEEMARAGLIDVIVVHKFDRIGRTGRAFWTWIWAMEDLGISFVSVTQNIDSSTKFGKQQLQFYAMMAEAEWDLIRDRTVNGRNTAALEGRWPSGTPAYGHKTVGARKRRMAVVCKKEAKVIKLACELIVDQGMNAEDAARELNARGCRTRTGAPWQGPNLTARLKSETISGTFIYRNPDKSGNRVKMNIDGTPLYGDSVEIKLPKILGKKRHNALLAALKLRSRPKTSAYDYPLSTRIKSGCGHYTGRHDAKSGTRFYHCTTGGTGCNDMPIDANTIEQAVWGKITETINDRKQLERIAQDWVRKIPGDIDDKRKRVDTLSKSVGQIETNLVTATVNLATMANLTEEIKAAALDKLNSDLTAEKELLKEAQRILKEHEAVEARVSSVMAVVETAQAKIREISLSEMREVMEIFRIEVELLGELKPNRPGVPCKVSTWHKADQVPVPDFISEEEWPEVESFLRATLGRRMPFVRSGPPLRVQINGALYRLRHDCAWSEVPEEYGTYHTLKKRQEGLWEAGVWPQLVKTLNQRRLGVAMPTARYLPGLVIRGELVGDLRLVGTDAATGEQSSTRPTRATRS
- a CDS encoding spermidine synthase: MNESIPVIRDVDHGTAKLMPDVDRDRAWLLTVDGAPQSYVDLDEPTHLEFEYARRLGHALDTVADPGRPLDLLHLGGGALTLPRYAAATRPGSRQDVVEADRALLKLIVEHLPLPGGADIALHTADARDWLAAAPADCADVVVGDVFGGSRVPAHLTSLAYAREAERVLRPGGVYLANLADAAPFPFLRSQLATYATLFPELALIAEPGVLRGRRFGNAVLLASHRPLDTRALARRVAADAFPARVEHGAALRDFIGDARPVRDEDAVPSPEPPGGAFGIG